A single window of Meiothermus sp. DNA harbors:
- a CDS encoding O-antigen ligase, translated as MQPAWFAVIMGLLGVFALVFRKERMWFVLPFGILALLGAGSQLMGPNDIDLETPSLPSSTYERHQTINLIPPYGLYDLRGWNHQDGSGPPGIRQSDGFRRVTRVHLPTGRHFTEILSNQIYPLKEGETYTQSFYFRHDGDEISFDFLFTTAKGQFGVPAKIETFPNGLKRAYASYKAQPGDKTLRAIDIYNLHGNWSYIDIGYAQLEIGLTPSRYTISLSKTKQSHWQRAVWWLGTGLLGFLVLVGSYFSLKHSGDFLMALGIVVGLLINLGAGLAQVNPAVEQRISGLTENPNLYGVGAVISVMLASLASSRILGLLALIFGLGIVALSDSRAAWLGLLGAIPLWFSRLSSRWGYVFLILSGVFVALALYLWLPSRLDRLATVTDLNYVNNQSRLEIWAVAWQAFLDHPLTGIGIGKFQIYYLKHLPIDALEPAATHAHNLFLHLLAEAGLLSLTGFLGLLGVIIRILWQKRQWAVLIVIGTALIMNLFDYTWFYAGVYYPLWVAIAWGLRPTPDTMRG; from the coding sequence GTGCAACCTGCTTGGTTTGCTGTGATTATGGGGCTTTTGGGCGTTTTTGCTTTGGTTTTTCGTAAAGAGCGGATGTGGTTTGTCCTGCCCTTCGGGATCCTTGCGTTGCTCGGAGCTGGATCTCAATTGATGGGTCCAAACGATATTGATTTAGAGACCCCCTCGCTTCCATCAAGTACATATGAACGACACCAGACTATCAACCTAATACCCCCTTATGGCCTTTATGATCTTCGTGGGTGGAATCATCAGGACGGATCGGGGCCACCAGGAATCCGTCAATCCGATGGGTTTCGTCGGGTTACTCGAGTGCACCTCCCAACGGGGCGGCATTTTACAGAGATTCTTTCAAATCAAATCTATCCTCTGAAGGAAGGAGAAACGTACACCCAAAGCTTCTACTTTCGCCATGATGGTGATGAGATTAGTTTTGACTTCCTATTTACTACTGCGAAGGGTCAATTCGGAGTTCCTGCAAAAATAGAAACCTTTCCCAACGGTCTTAAGCGAGCATATGCTAGTTACAAGGCCCAGCCCGGGGATAAGACATTAAGGGCAATCGATATATATAACTTGCATGGCAATTGGTCCTATATCGATATTGGCTACGCGCAGCTCGAGATTGGTTTGACACCTTCAAGATACACAATTAGTCTTAGCAAGACTAAACAAAGCCATTGGCAGCGTGCAGTGTGGTGGTTGGGAACGGGATTGCTTGGTTTTCTTGTCTTAGTTGGGAGCTACTTTTCATTGAAACATTCCGGCGATTTCCTAATGGCATTAGGCATCGTAGTGGGGCTTTTGATTAATTTAGGGGCTGGCCTAGCTCAAGTAAATCCGGCAGTAGAGCAACGTATCAGCGGACTTACTGAGAACCCTAATCTCTATGGTGTTGGTGCGGTGATAAGTGTTATGCTTGCCAGTCTTGCTAGTAGTCGTATTTTGGGACTGTTAGCGCTTATATTTGGTCTAGGCATTGTAGCACTTTCAGATAGTCGAGCGGCATGGTTAGGCTTATTGGGGGCAATACCGCTTTGGTTTTCTCGCCTAAGCTCCAGGTGGGGATATGTTTTCCTGATATTAAGCGGGGTATTTGTGGCCTTAGCATTGTACCTTTGGCTGCCCTCCCGGTTGGATCGCCTGGCTACGGTGACTGATCTGAACTATGTAAATAACCAGTCCCGCTTAGAAATTTGGGCGGTTGCTTGGCAGGCTTTTCTTGATCATCCACTAACAGGAATAGGCATAGGAAAGTTTCAGATCTACTATCTCAAGCATCTCCCTATAGATGCTCTCGAGCCTGCCGCAACTCATGCCCATAACCTGTTCTTGCATCTCTTGGCTGAGGCGGGCCTACTCAGTTTGACTGGATTCCTAGGGCTTTTGGGGGTCATAATACGAATATTATGGCAGAAGAGGCAGTGGGCCGTTCTAATTGTGATTGGCACGGCCTTAATCATGAATTTGTTTGACTACACTTGGTTTTATGCTGGTGTCTACTACCCGCTCTGGGTCGCCATAGCTTGGGGGCTCCGACCGACCCCTGATACAATGCGCGGGTGA
- a CDS encoding glycosyltransferase produces the protein MKVLHVINSLELAGAETLLTDLAPRLSQQNIDVEIYVMKASGSSLEEKVKRSGIRLYFSPITSVYSPLQVPALMKHLLCHKYNLIHVHLFPAQLWTACAASFAPVPLITTEHSTYNRRRTVLFRVLDRWMYKRYGAVVTISKATAVALSEWLPEIGKRIYTISNGIEVSFFANAQAVDIKMLPNLQRPLLVSVGRLEQEKDQSTLIKSLSYLENAHLLLIGEGSMQDQLKELASRLGVTHRVHFLGRQTDVSKLLKTADVYVQPSRWEGFGIAALEAMAAGVPVVVSRVAGLKDVVGDAGLLFEPGNERELAEKISALLANQETRREYAVRGQLRAMQFDIKQTVEQYKNLYQQILGRRDESMYFVR, from the coding sequence GTGAAGGTTTTGCACGTTATTAACTCTCTAGAGTTGGCTGGAGCTGAAACTCTGCTCACAGATCTTGCTCCTAGGCTTAGCCAGCAAAACATAGATGTTGAGATATACGTGATGAAAGCATCGGGAAGTTCACTAGAGGAAAAGGTTAAACGCTCAGGGATTAGACTTTACTTTTCCCCTATTACTTCGGTATATTCACCACTCCAGGTACCAGCGCTAATGAAACACCTATTGTGCCACAAGTACAACTTGATCCATGTTCACTTGTTTCCCGCTCAACTTTGGACTGCTTGTGCGGCCAGCTTTGCCCCTGTTCCCTTAATCACAACTGAACACAGCACTTATAACCGTAGGCGTACGGTACTTTTTCGTGTGTTAGACCGTTGGATGTATAAGCGATATGGGGCTGTGGTAACTATAAGCAAGGCTACTGCTGTAGCTTTGTCTGAGTGGTTACCGGAGATTGGGAAAAGAATATACACCATTTCCAATGGTATTGAGGTCTCCTTTTTTGCTAATGCCCAAGCCGTTGATATAAAGATGTTACCAAATTTGCAACGACCGTTATTGGTTTCAGTGGGACGTCTCGAACAGGAGAAAGATCAGTCCACCTTGATAAAATCCCTATCCTATCTTGAAAATGCCCACCTATTACTTATTGGTGAAGGTTCTATGCAGGATCAGCTAAAAGAACTCGCGAGCCGGTTGGGAGTTACCCATCGAGTACATTTCTTAGGTAGGCAAACAGACGTGTCTAAGCTATTAAAGACTGCCGATGTTTACGTTCAGCCGTCACGCTGGGAGGGCTTTGGAATCGCTGCCCTAGAGGCTATGGCGGCTGGAGTTCCAGTTGTGGTTAGCCGAGTGGCTGGATTGAAGGATGTGGTGGGTGATGCAGGCTTGCTATTCGAACCAGGGAACGAGCGGGAGTTGGCAGAAAAGATCTCTGCGCTTCTAGCTAACCAGGAAACTCGTAGGGAATATGCAGTCCGTGGACAGCTAAGGGCAATGCAATTTGACATTAAGCAAACTGTTGAGCAGTACAAAAACCTCTACCAACAAATACTCGGGAGAAGAGACGAGTCCATGTACTTCGTTCGATAA
- a CDS encoding glycosyltransferase family 2 protein → MGRAIKSALSQEHSNPEVIVVDDASADKTAEVIRENFPDIKYIRQESNQGPGSARDRGIREASNQWVVILDDDDELLPKALHKIEELMGLQGLFTTSRIFPVIQFAHSNGSIPDQFRILTIEDYLKGYVVGDFVPIINRTHYISSGFAYPRVRIGGEHLLWWKIADRYGIPTWNTVITKVHEDAPVRLTSPQNQISRAAEYARLQEKTLEEFGEVLLLRYPRLYHTKLLGAATYYLLAREKVEARKYLKKAWQFKPTLMVGLLWLLSYMPGLIAPKLFVLYRRKGVL, encoded by the coding sequence GTGGGCCGAGCTATAAAGTCAGCACTTAGCCAGGAGCACTCAAACCCTGAGGTTATCGTTGTAGATGATGCTTCCGCGGATAAGACGGCAGAGGTCATACGTGAGAACTTCCCCGACATTAAATACATTCGCCAAGAGTCAAATCAAGGGCCGGGATCCGCTCGCGATCGTGGGATCCGCGAGGCGTCAAATCAGTGGGTTGTCATTTTGGATGATGACGACGAGTTATTGCCCAAGGCTTTGCATAAAATTGAAGAGTTGATGGGTTTACAGGGCTTGTTTACAACCTCCCGTATATTTCCCGTCATACAATTTGCCCATAGCAATGGAAGCATCCCGGATCAATTCAGAATTCTTACAATAGAAGACTATCTTAAAGGGTATGTAGTGGGCGATTTTGTGCCGATCATAAATCGTACGCACTATATTTCTTCTGGTTTTGCATATCCTCGAGTGCGAATAGGTGGCGAGCACCTGCTGTGGTGGAAAATTGCCGATCGGTATGGAATTCCCACCTGGAATACTGTAATCACAAAAGTTCATGAAGATGCTCCAGTGCGTCTAACATCGCCACAAAACCAAATATCTCGTGCCGCTGAGTATGCTCGACTTCAAGAGAAAACACTTGAAGAGTTTGGAGAAGTGCTTTTGCTTAGATATCCTAGACTCTACCATACTAAGCTTCTAGGAGCTGCCACATATTACTTGCTTGCTCGGGAAAAAGTTGAGGCACGGAAGTATCTCAAAAAAGCCTGGCAGTTTAAGCCAACACTGATGGTGGGCTTGCTTTGGCTACTTAGTTACATGCCCGGATTGATCGCTCCTAAGCTTTTTGTGCTCTATCGACGCAAGGGGGTTTTGTGA
- a CDS encoding glycosyltransferase: MVARFAVPKNHGLLLQALAGLQERPWEVELIGDGPLQSFAEEQAIRLGIRNRVHFVGARTDVAERLAQAHIFVLTSNYEAFPLSILEAMRAGLPVVASNVGGVAEAVIDGETGFLVPRGDLQALRSRLAQLIDNPQLRRQMGMAGRARYEAHFTLEQMLDKILAVYEKVLKTKVS; encoded by the coding sequence ATGGTAGCTCGCTTCGCCGTACCAAAGAATCATGGTTTGCTCCTTCAGGCTCTCGCGGGTCTGCAGGAACGGCCTTGGGAAGTTGAGTTGATTGGGGACGGGCCTTTGCAATCCTTTGCTGAAGAACAAGCGATTCGTTTAGGAATACGTAATCGGGTTCATTTTGTAGGGGCACGCACAGATGTGGCTGAGCGCTTGGCTCAAGCACATATTTTCGTGTTGACTTCCAATTATGAAGCCTTCCCGTTGAGCATCCTAGAGGCAATGCGGGCTGGGTTACCTGTGGTTGCAAGTAATGTGGGTGGGGTCGCTGAAGCTGTGATAGACGGTGAAACGGGTTTCCTGGTTCCTAGAGGAGATTTACAAGCCTTAAGAAGCAGGCTTGCTCAGTTGATAGACAATCCACAGCTTCGAAGGCAGATGGGGATGGCGGGGCGTGCGCGCTATGAGGCTCACTTCACTCTTGAGCAAATGCTCGATAAGATCTTAGCAGTGTACGAAAAAGTACTCAAAACGAAGGTAAGTTGA